A single genomic interval of Bacteroidales bacterium harbors:
- a CDS encoding transposase, with protein sequence YFDKAAADLFSTAVSRVRQPIESFFNWLEEKTGIQRASKVRSTNGLLVHVFGRLAVAFMYLFFNP encoded by the coding sequence ATACTTCGACAAGGCTGCTGCGGATCTATTCTCCACCGCTGTGTCTAGGGTACGTCAACCCATTGAGTCTTTCTTCAACTGGCTAGAGGAGAAGACTGGCATTCAAAGGGCGTCTAAAGTTCGATCGACAAACGGATTGCTTGTTCATGTGTTTGGTAGACTAGCCGTTGCATTTATGTACCTTTTTTTCAACCCTTAA